The Acidobacteriota bacterium genome has a segment encoding these proteins:
- a CDS encoding methylmalonyl-CoA mutase family protein, with amino-acid sequence MGDSRTAGGRKRWEKETLEPHLKKHPEREVDFSSVSSLPFDRIYGPEDLKDLDYDRDLGWPGEYPFTRGVQPTMYRGRLWTMRMFAGMGTAEDTNARFKYLLREGQTGLSTAFDLPTLMGRDGDSPLADGEVGKEGVAVSTLRDMEILFDGIPLGEVSTSMTINAPAAVLYAMYLAVAEKQGVPFKKLRGTIQNDIFKEYIAQKEWIYPPEPSVRLIVDTMEFSAREVPQWNTISISGYHIREAGSTAAQELAFTLADGIGYVQAGIARGLPVDEFAPRLSYFFNSHNDFFEEVAKLRAARRIWARQLKERFGAKDPRSWMLRTHVQTAGCSLTAQQPLNNIVRVTVQALAAVLGGCQSLHTDSMDETLCLPSEQAVTVALRTQQILAEESGVAHTIDPLAGSYFVESLTNEMERQALAYIAKIDEMGGIIRAIEQGYPQREIAEAAYRYQKQVESGEKTIVGVNKYVSADEVPIPLLKIPPEVEARHKARLAEVKRTRDGKAVSSALRDLTAKARTSENLMPALLDCARAYCTLEETCNAMKEVFGEYREESVI; translated from the coding sequence ATGGGCGATTCTCGCACGGCGGGCGGACGGAAGCGATGGGAAAAGGAGACCCTTGAACCGCACCTCAAGAAGCACCCGGAGCGGGAGGTGGACTTCTCCTCCGTGTCCTCGCTCCCCTTCGACCGCATTTACGGCCCCGAGGATCTGAAGGACCTCGACTACGACCGGGACCTCGGCTGGCCCGGCGAATACCCCTTCACCCGCGGCGTCCAGCCCACCATGTACCGCGGGCGCCTCTGGACCATGCGCATGTTCGCGGGGATGGGAACGGCGGAGGACACGAACGCCCGGTTCAAGTACCTCCTGAGGGAGGGCCAGACGGGCCTCTCCACGGCCTTTGACCTTCCCACCCTCATGGGCCGCGACGGGGACAGCCCCCTCGCCGACGGAGAGGTGGGCAAGGAGGGCGTGGCGGTCTCGACCCTGCGCGACATGGAGATCCTTTTCGACGGGATCCCCCTGGGCGAGGTCTCCACCTCCATGACCATCAACGCCCCCGCCGCCGTCCTCTATGCCATGTACCTCGCGGTGGCCGAAAAGCAGGGCGTCCCCTTCAAGAAGCTCCGGGGCACCATCCAGAACGACATCTTCAAGGAGTACATCGCCCAGAAGGAGTGGATCTACCCGCCGGAGCCGAGCGTCCGCCTCATCGTGGACACCATGGAGTTCTCGGCCCGGGAAGTGCCCCAGTGGAACACGATCTCCATCAGCGGCTACCACATCCGCGAGGCGGGCAGCACGGCGGCGCAGGAGCTGGCCTTCACCCTCGCCGACGGCATCGGCTACGTCCAGGCCGGGATCGCACGGGGCCTGCCGGTGGACGAGTTCGCCCCGCGCCTGAGCTACTTCTTCAACTCCCACAACGATTTCTTCGAGGAGGTGGCCAAACTGCGCGCCGCCCGTCGGATCTGGGCCCGCCAGCTGAAGGAGCGCTTCGGCGCGAAGGACCCCCGCTCGTGGATGCTCCGGACCCACGTCCAGACCGCCGGGTGCTCCCTGACCGCCCAGCAGCCCCTCAACAACATCGTCCGGGTCACGGTGCAGGCCCTCGCCGCCGTTCTCGGCGGGTGCCAGAGCCTTCACACCGATTCCATGGACGAGACCCTCTGCCTGCCGTCCGAGCAGGCCGTCACCGTGGCCCTGAGAACCCAGCAGATCCTCGCCGAGGAGAGCGGCGTCGCCCACACCATCGACCCTCTGGCCGGGTCCTATTTCGTGGAGTCGCTCACGAACGAGATGGAGCGCCAGGCCCTGGCTTACATCGCCAAGATCGACGAGATGGGCGGAATCATCCGGGCCATCGAGCAGGGCTACCCCCAGCGGGAGATCGCCGAGGCCGCGTACCGGTACCAGAAACAGGTGGAAAGCGGGGAGAAGACCATCGTGGGCGTGAACAAGTACGTTTCCGCCGACGAGGTCCCCATCCCTCTTCTCAAGATCCCCCCGGAGGTGGAGGCCCGCCACAAGGCCCGCCTCGCCGAGGTCAAACGGACCCGGGACGGAAAGGCCGTTTCGTCGGCCCTCCGGGACCTCACGGCCAAGGCTCGCACTTCCGAGAACCTCATGCCCGCCCTCCTGGACTGCGCGCGCGCCTACTGCACCCTCGAGGAAACTTGCAACGCCATGAAGGAGGTTTTCGGCGAGTACCGGGAGGAGAGCGTGATCTGA
- a CDS encoding DUF4126 domain-containing protein: protein MEAALSVLLGIGLAAACGFRVFVPPLVLSIAALSGHLTLAKGFAWMGTWPALLAFATATVLEVAAYHVPWLDHLLDTVASPAAVVAGTAVAASAMGDLDPFLKWTLALIAGGGAAGLVQVATVKGRILSALTTLGIANPLVATVETAASVAVSVLSVLVPILAGLLLLGTLSFAAWLLLRRRTA, encoded by the coding sequence ATGGAAGCGGCGTTGAGCGTCCTGCTGGGCATCGGGCTGGCGGCGGCCTGCGGCTTCCGCGTCTTCGTGCCGCCCCTCGTCCTCTCCATCGCCGCCCTGTCCGGCCACCTGACCCTCGCCAAGGGCTTCGCGTGGATGGGCACGTGGCCCGCCCTCCTCGCCTTCGCCACGGCCACGGTCCTCGAGGTGGCCGCTTACCACGTCCCTTGGCTGGACCACCTCCTGGACACCGTGGCCTCTCCCGCCGCCGTGGTGGCGGGGACCGCCGTGGCGGCTTCAGCCATGGGAGATTTGGATCCCTTCCTCAAGTGGACCCTCGCCCTCATCGCCGGGGGCGGTGCGGCGGGCCTCGTTCAGGTAGCCACGGTGAAGGGCCGGATCCTCTCGGCCCTGACGACCCTCGGCATCGCCAACCCCCTGGTGGCCACGGTGGAGACCGCCGCCTCCGTCGCCGTGTCCGTCCTGTCGGTCCTGGTGCCCATCCTGGCGGGCCTCCTGCTCCTGGGCACGCTCTCCTTCGCGGCCTGGCTCCTGCTCCGCCGGCGAACCGCCTGA
- a CDS encoding cobalamin B12-binding domain-containing protein: MSERKLRLLIGKVGLDGHDRGAKIIARALRDAGYEVIYTGLHQTPEQVVATAIQEDVDAIGLSILSGAHNTLFPKVIRLLREQNAQDVVVFGGGIIPDEDIPFLQESGVARLFTPGTPTTEVVRFLKEEVEPRRMALAT, encoded by the coding sequence ATGAGCGAGCGGAAACTGCGTCTCCTGATCGGCAAGGTCGGTCTCGACGGCCACGACCGCGGCGCGAAGATCATCGCCCGGGCCCTGCGCGACGCGGGATACGAGGTGATCTACACGGGCCTCCACCAGACTCCCGAGCAGGTGGTCGCCACGGCCATCCAGGAGGATGTGGACGCCATCGGGCTCTCCATCCTATCCGGCGCCCACAACACCCTTTTTCCCAAGGTCATCCGGCTCCTCAGGGAACAGAACGCGCAGGACGTGGTGGTCTTCGGCGGGGGCATCATTCCGGACGAAGACATCCCCTTCCTCCAGGAATCGGGGGTGGCGAGGCTCTTCACGCCGGGGACCCCCACGACGGAGGTGGTCCGCTTCCTCAAGGAGGAGGTGGAGCCCCGGCGCATGGCCCTGGCCACCTGA
- a CDS encoding TOBE domain-containing protein: MKAGARNRILAKVVSVKSDDIMSLAKFQTEGPVEMASVLTTESVRDLDLRPGDRVELIVKAVHVLVVKA; the protein is encoded by the coding sequence ATGAAAGCGGGAGCGCGGAACCGGATCCTGGCGAAGGTGGTATCGGTGAAGAGCGACGACATCATGTCCCTGGCGAAGTTCCAGACCGAGGGGCCCGTGGAGATGGCCTCGGTCCTGACCACGGAATCCGTGCGCGACCTCGACCTCCGGCCCGGCGACCGGGTGGAGCTGATCGTGAAGGCCGTGCACGTGCTCGTGGTCAAGGCGTGA
- a CDS encoding DUF2177 family protein — protein MSFPFWRLYLSALAVLLLLDGLWLGVVARAFYVKHIGYLMGERLTWWAVAAFYALYPAGIAVLTAGPSSRGGDLTGAFLKGALLGLLAYGAYNLTNQATVARWPVVVTVVDMTWGAAVTALASLAAAWAASR, from the coding sequence ATGTCTTTCCCTTTCTGGCGCCTCTACCTTTCGGCCCTCGCGGTGCTCCTCCTGCTCGACGGTCTCTGGCTGGGGGTGGTGGCCCGGGCGTTCTATGTCAAGCACATCGGCTACCTGATGGGGGAGAGGCTCACCTGGTGGGCGGTGGCGGCCTTCTACGCCCTTTATCCCGCGGGGATCGCCGTCCTCACCGCCGGCCCCTCCTCGCGGGGAGGGGACCTGACGGGGGCCTTTCTCAAGGGGGCCCTCCTGGGGCTCCTGGCCTACGGGGCCTACAACCTGACCAATCAGGCCACGGTGGCGCGCTGGCCCGTGGTGGTGACGGTGGTGGACATGACATGGGGAGCGGCCGTCACGGCCCTCGCCAGCCTGGCGGCGGCGTGGGCGGCCTCGCGATAA
- a CDS encoding thioesterase family protein codes for MAGNIERSFFVRWADVDFNGHMRNTAYLDVSGDARMLYFEAGGFSMREFERLRLGPVIVRDEVEYFRELRLLEPFTVALLLAGASGDGSRFRLRNEFLREDGQPAARLTSTGGWMDLGARRWTTPPEALKDLVARLPRSDDFEVLATKKSR; via the coding sequence ATGGCCGGGAACATCGAAAGGTCGTTCTTCGTCCGCTGGGCAGACGTGGATTTCAACGGCCACATGCGCAACACGGCCTACCTGGACGTCTCGGGCGACGCGCGGATGCTCTACTTCGAAGCGGGGGGGTTCTCCATGCGCGAGTTCGAGCGCCTCCGCCTGGGCCCGGTCATCGTGCGGGACGAGGTGGAGTACTTTCGGGAGTTGAGGCTCCTCGAGCCGTTCACGGTGGCGCTCCTCCTGGCGGGCGCCAGCGGCGACGGGTCCCGATTCCGGCTGAGGAACGAGTTCCTTCGGGAGGACGGACAGCCGGCGGCCCGCCTGACGAGCACGGGAGGCTGGATGGACCTTGGGGCCCGCCGATGGACGACCCCTCCGGAGGCGCTCAAGGATCTGGTCGCCAGACTTCCGCGAAGCGACGACTTCGAGGTCCTGGCAACCAAGAAGAGCCGTTAA
- a CDS encoding class I SAM-dependent methyltransferase, with product MNEIRITGEGSLESVHGRTRSAYDAVADRYHELFRDELIGKEYDRDLLDEFARSFGVGGRVLDAGCGPCGHVSRYLRNRGLAVVGVDLSVSCLRTARRCQPLIPVAAGDLARLPFGSSVFAGVVAYYSLIHTPKRFLRRLLQEFRRTLASGGRLLLAVKEGTSEGYEPELLGAPVPIYFSRFTLEEMARVLEGGGFRVERLERRDPYDFEIAEGRIFAVARGK from the coding sequence ATGAACGAGATTCGAATCACCGGCGAGGGCTCCCTGGAGTCGGTCCATGGCCGAACACGAAGCGCCTACGACGCCGTCGCCGACCGGTACCACGAGCTCTTCCGCGACGAACTCATAGGAAAGGAATACGACCGGGACCTTCTGGACGAATTCGCCAGGTCCTTCGGCGTCGGCGGGCGGGTTCTGGATGCGGGGTGCGGGCCCTGCGGCCACGTGAGCCGTTACCTGAGGAATCGCGGCCTGGCGGTGGTGGGCGTGGACCTTTCCGTTTCCTGCCTCCGAACGGCCAGACGGTGCCAGCCGCTCATCCCCGTGGCGGCGGGAGACCTTGCCCGTCTGCCCTTCGGGTCCTCGGTCTTCGCCGGCGTCGTGGCCTACTACTCCCTGATCCATACGCCGAAGCGCTTCCTCCGCCGCCTCCTTCAGGAGTTCCGCCGGACGTTGGCTTCGGGTGGCCGCCTGCTCCTGGCCGTCAAGGAGGGGACATCGGAGGGGTACGAGCCGGAACTGCTCGGCGCACCCGTCCCCATCTACTTCTCCCGATTCACCCTGGAGGAAATGGCGCGCGTGCTGGAAGGAGGAGGGTTCCGGGTGGAGCGTCTCGAACGGCGCGATCCCTACGACTTCGAAATCGCCGAGGGAAGGATCTTCGCGGTGGCTCGGGGGAAGTGA